The genomic segment CCCCATCCGTCCCTGCGCATCGCGGACTGTATCGACGGACTGGTCGCCTTCCGGAAGGAATTTTCCAGACAAATCTGGCTCGAAGTCTTCATTCTGCCCGGCTACAACGACAGCGACCAAGAGCTTGGCGCCCTGAAAACGGCCATCGAACGCATCCGACCGGACGAAGTGCAGATCAACACCCTGGACCGCCCTGGCGTGCTGCCCGGCCTGCGCGCGGCCACGGCCGAGGAGCTACGGCATGTGCTTGACGTGTTCGACATGAAGAATGCCGAGATTGTCGCGGCCGGGGCGCAACGCCAGGACAGCCGTGCCTACAGAAAGGACGTGGCCACGGCCATTGTCGAAACCGTCGCGCGCCGACCCTGCACCCTGGACGACCTGAGCCGGGTCCTGGGCCTGCATGTCAACGAGATCAACAAATATCTCGACGTGTTGGAAAAGGAAAAAAAGATAGAAACCGTGCGCCGCGAACGCGGCGTGTTTTACCAGCGCGGAAAATTCTGAACAAACGGGGCGGCCCATGCCGCCCCGCGCATCCCATCCGGCCTGTCGCGTAATTCGATTTGTAAATCAATACAGCATGTAAGAACGGCCTGGATTACCCCTCTCCCTACGGTCTATCGCAATGACGAACGTCGTATTGCGTCATTGAGAGGAGTCTTCGACGAAGCAATTCATGCCTTTTGATGTTACCGCCTTGATTTAAAAATGGGATAACAGACCATTCAACGACGACCACCCGCCTAAAGCACGCCCTGATCGAGCATGGCGTCGGCCACCTTGACGAATCCCGCGATATTGGCGCCAACCACATAATTGAACGGCTTGCCGTGCTGCTCGGCCGT from the Deltaproteobacteria bacterium genome contains:
- a CDS encoding radical SAM protein, with amino-acid sequence MYKHLFGPVPSRRLGMSLGVDLIPRKICSLDCVYCEVGKTTLLTVDRKEYVPLDAVVAELRAYFAENPDPDYITFSGSGEPTLNVRIQEVIHAAKELRPDIPVAVLTNGATLSDPAVRASLLEADVVLPSLDAATDPVFRKINRPHPSLRIADCIDGLVAFRKEFSRQIWLEVFILPGYNDSDQELGALKTAIERIRPDEVQINTLDRPGVLPGLRAATAEELRHVLDVFDMKNAEIVAAGAQRQDSRAYRKDVATAIVETVARRPCTLDDLSRVLGLHVNEINKYLDVLEKEKKIETVRRERGVFYQRGKF